The following are from one region of the Deltaproteobacteria bacterium genome:
- the glnE gene encoding bifunctional [glutamate--ammonia ligase]-adenylyl-L-tyrosine phosphorylase/[glutamate--ammonia-ligase] adenylyltransferase, which translates to MSDSSSETPTAVLAHFGIEPPRVARAQAQCPSPALAAALPQLIAAAPDPRLALANWERASESRAAVARIAAAPRAWLALFTLLGGSAVLSRTLLRDEAQWADTFLVTLDAVSKSADEHRHALDAAALAPWEAFGATLRQYRSREYLRIGLHDLVGRVRLDVTLADLSALAEGVCDAAYHWARRTVTADFGDVSAPSGQPSGFVVLAMGKFGGGELNYSSDIDLAFLYESARGESAGGPRGRLTAPALFVRVAELLTRALQERTDAGAVFRVDLRLRPEGINGPLANSIDNSLLYYESWGQTWERTALLQARPVAGDRALGERFLRDVRPFVYRRYLDFATVADMKAMKARIESELGSKTQSNVKLGRGGIREIEFIVQVHQLIHGGRDERVRGGGTLPTLQRLVRYAALPVEQCETLAAAYRFLRNVEHKIQIVDERQTHTLPVDALEQETLARRLGYTDSAALWTTLDAQRARVRAAFEQLFYAPEAEVHRQRSPEMIALLDPQVDETEALAALAGLGFADPGASYRDLVLLRDGAPGAPARAARKQALAELAPALLQAVVQSADRDQALRHLATLITTIGARTSFLALLRENPATLQMLVRLFAGSEFLAHAFIRRPEMLDSLVRADLVRVRVPRAALEAELRSQLARGDDFEAALDHLRRFRNEHFLRIGINDLDHVLTSEEVNAELTLLAEACLAAALDIAVADVGAKLHGMLHRPHPLGAFAIVAMGKLGSGELNYNSDLDLIFIYEAPGDAATAHEFFSKLAQRLITVLQVPTTEGLVYRIDARLRPSGRAGPLVSSLDGFRDYHERSAQLWERQALIKARPVVGDATLAGSVAAIIEQFVYREPLTAAGVSAMEHLRGRMERELARESRDQVNIKTGRGGLIDIEFVTQMLQLRHGTANPALRVRATVPALQALHAAGVLSARDTERLVSGYQFLRRLENRLRLAHDQPVAVLHRGGRQLAPLARQLDVADAAADASVAAEALWHEYVARREAIRACYETLFRQATAR; encoded by the coding sequence GTGAGCGACTCTTCCAGCGAAACTCCGACCGCGGTCCTTGCGCACTTTGGCATCGAGCCGCCGCGCGTGGCGCGCGCACAGGCGCAGTGCCCGTCGCCCGCGCTGGCCGCAGCGCTGCCGCAATTGATCGCCGCCGCTCCGGATCCACGACTCGCATTGGCCAACTGGGAACGGGCGTCCGAATCGCGCGCCGCGGTGGCGCGCATTGCTGCGGCACCGCGGGCGTGGCTGGCGCTGTTCACGTTGTTGGGTGGCAGCGCGGTGTTGAGCCGCACGCTGCTACGCGACGAAGCACAATGGGCCGATACATTCCTCGTGACATTGGATGCTGTCTCGAAATCAGCCGACGAACATCGGCACGCGTTGGACGCGGCGGCTCTGGCGCCGTGGGAAGCGTTCGGCGCCACCCTACGGCAGTACCGCAGCCGGGAATATCTGCGCATCGGCTTGCACGATCTCGTCGGCCGCGTTCGGCTTGACGTGACGCTCGCCGATCTCTCAGCGCTTGCAGAAGGCGTGTGTGACGCCGCCTACCACTGGGCGCGCCGCACGGTGACGGCGGACTTCGGCGATGTGTCGGCGCCGTCTGGTCAGCCGAGCGGCTTTGTCGTCTTGGCGATGGGCAAGTTCGGTGGCGGCGAATTGAATTACAGCTCCGACATCGATCTCGCCTTTCTCTACGAGTCCGCGCGTGGCGAAAGCGCCGGTGGCCCGCGCGGGCGGTTGACGGCGCCGGCACTCTTCGTCCGCGTGGCCGAGTTGTTGACCCGCGCGTTGCAGGAGCGCACCGACGCCGGCGCGGTATTCCGTGTCGACTTGCGCTTGCGTCCCGAAGGGATCAACGGTCCGCTCGCCAACTCGATTGACAACTCGTTGCTCTACTACGAGTCGTGGGGGCAGACGTGGGAGCGCACGGCGCTGCTGCAAGCCCGTCCGGTCGCCGGGGATCGCGCGCTGGGCGAGCGCTTTCTGCGCGACGTGCGCCCGTTCGTGTATCGCCGCTATCTCGACTTCGCCACCGTGGCCGACATGAAAGCCATGAAGGCGCGCATCGAGAGCGAACTCGGCAGCAAGACGCAGAGCAACGTGAAGCTCGGGCGTGGCGGGATTCGCGAGATCGAGTTCATTGTCCAAGTGCACCAGCTGATTCACGGCGGGCGCGACGAGCGCGTGCGCGGCGGTGGGACGCTGCCGACGCTGCAACGGCTGGTGCGCTACGCCGCCTTACCCGTCGAACAGTGCGAGACGCTGGCCGCCGCGTACCGCTTTCTGCGCAATGTCGAGCACAAGATCCAAATCGTCGACGAGCGGCAAACGCATACCCTCCCCGTCGATGCGCTCGAGCAGGAGACGCTGGCACGCCGCCTCGGCTACACCGACAGCGCCGCCTTGTGGACCACACTCGACGCGCAGCGCGCGCGCGTGCGAGCTGCGTTTGAGCAACTGTTCTACGCGCCCGAGGCGGAAGTGCATCGCCAGCGCTCGCCCGAAATGATTGCGCTGCTCGACCCGCAGGTTGACGAAACGGAGGCACTGGCGGCGCTCGCCGGTTTGGGCTTCGCCGATCCCGGCGCCAGTTACCGCGACCTAGTGCTGCTGCGCGACGGTGCGCCGGGCGCGCCTGCACGTGCGGCGCGCAAGCAGGCGCTCGCAGAGCTGGCGCCGGCGTTGTTGCAGGCCGTCGTGCAGTCGGCCGACCGCGATCAAGCGCTACGCCACCTTGCGACGTTGATCACGACCATCGGCGCGCGGACCAGCTTCTTGGCGTTGCTGCGCGAGAATCCGGCGACGTTGCAGATGTTGGTGCGACTGTTCGCCGGCAGTGAGTTTCTCGCGCACGCGTTCATCCGGCGTCCGGAGATGCTCGATTCCCTGGTGCGCGCCGATTTGGTGCGAGTGCGCGTCCCCCGCGCTGCGCTCGAAGCGGAGTTGCGCAGCCAACTCGCGCGAGGCGACGACTTCGAGGCGGCGCTCGATCACCTGCGCCGCTTTCGCAACGAGCACTTCTTGCGCATTGGGATCAACGATCTCGATCACGTGCTGACGAGCGAGGAAGTCAATGCGGAGCTGACCTTACTGGCCGAAGCGTGCCTGGCCGCCGCGCTCGACATCGCCGTCGCCGATGTGGGCGCCAAATTGCACGGCATGCTGCACCGCCCGCACCCGCTAGGCGCGTTTGCCATCGTCGCGATGGGTAAGCTCGGCAGTGGCGAGCTCAACTACAACTCCGACCTCGATTTGATCTTCATCTACGAGGCCCCCGGCGATGCGGCGACCGCGCACGAGTTCTTCTCCAAACTGGCGCAGCGGCTGATCACCGTGTTGCAAGTGCCGACGACCGAGGGGCTGGTGTACCGCATCGACGCGCGGCTGCGCCCGTCGGGACGAGCGGGTCCGCTGGTGTCGTCGCTCGACGGATTTCGCGACTATCACGAACGCAGCGCGCAATTGTGGGAGCGGCAAGCGTTGATCAAGGCTCGGCCGGTCGTCGGCGATGCCACGCTGGCGGGGTCGGTGGCGGCGATCATCGAGCAGTTCGTCTACCGCGAGCCGCTGACCGCCGCGGGTGTCAGTGCGATGGAACATCTGCGCGGCCGTATGGAGCGGGAGTTGGCACGCGAGAGCCGCGACCAGGTGAACATCAAGACCGGACGCGGTGGGCTCATCGACATCGAGTTCGTGACCCAGATGCTGCAGCTCCGCCACGGCACGGCGAATCCTGCCCTGCGCGTGCGCGCCACGGTGCCCGCGTTGCAGGCGTTGCACGCCGCCGGGGTCTTGTCGGCGCGCGACACCGAGCGGTTGGTGAGTGGGTACCAATTTCTGCGCCGGCTGGAGAATCGTTTACGCCTGGCGCACGATCAGCCGGTCGCGGTGCTCCATCGCGGGGGGCGTCAGCTCGCGCCGTTGGCGCGGCAGCTCGATGTCGCCGACGCGGCCGCCGACGCCAGCGTTGCCGCCGAGGCGCTGTGGCACGAGTACGTCGCGCGCCGCGAGGCAATACGCGCCTGTTACGAGACGCTCTTTCGTCAGGCCACGGCGCGTTGA
- a CDS encoding branched-chain amino acid transaminase, protein MEKCDQIWLDGQLVPWDAANVHVLTHTLHYGLGVFEGIRCYQTGAQRSAIFRLSEHIDRLFDGAHILGLQIPFSREQIAQACVTAVKVNGLRACYIRPIVFLGEGEMGLAAVHNPVRVAVIAWKWGAYLGEEGVRQGIRLKTSSFQRFHVNTLMSNAKAVGHYVNSILAAVEARRLGYDEALMLDTDGYVAECSGENIFLVRRGVVKTTALGAVLPGITRDTVMTLLAAEGIVVREERFTRDELYIAGEVFMTGTAAEVTPVREVDDRQVGSGRPGEITQRLQRAFAQVTTGAEARYTQWLTPIDWAA, encoded by the coding sequence ATGGAGAAGTGCGATCAAATTTGGCTCGACGGACAGTTGGTGCCGTGGGACGCCGCGAACGTCCACGTGCTGACGCACACGTTGCACTACGGTCTCGGCGTGTTTGAAGGCATTCGCTGCTACCAAACTGGTGCTCAACGTTCCGCGATCTTCCGATTGTCGGAGCATATCGATCGATTGTTCGACGGCGCACACATTCTCGGGCTGCAGATACCGTTCAGCCGCGAGCAAATTGCTCAGGCATGCGTTACGGCAGTCAAAGTGAACGGATTGCGGGCATGCTACATCCGGCCGATCGTCTTTCTCGGCGAAGGTGAGATGGGGCTTGCGGCGGTGCACAATCCCGTGCGCGTGGCGGTGATCGCATGGAAGTGGGGCGCATATCTCGGTGAAGAAGGCGTCCGCCAGGGCATTCGGCTGAAGACATCATCGTTCCAACGCTTCCACGTGAACACGTTGATGAGCAACGCGAAGGCGGTCGGCCACTACGTCAATTCGATCTTGGCCGCCGTCGAGGCCCGCCGGCTCGGTTACGACGAAGCGTTGATGCTCGACACCGACGGCTACGTCGCCGAGTGCAGCGGTGAGAACATCTTCCTGGTGCGGCGCGGCGTGGTGAAGACGACGGCCTTGGGCGCGGTGTTGCCCGGCATCACGCGCGACACCGTGATGACGTTGCTGGCCGCGGAGGGGATCGTGGTGCGCGAGGAACGTTTCACCCGCGACGAGTTGTACATCGCCGGCGAGGTGTTCATGACCGGCACCGCCGCTGAAGTGACCCCAGTGCGCGAGGTCGATGATCGGCAGGTCGGTTCCGGCCGACCGGGTGAGATCACTCAACGGTTGCAACGTGCGTTTGCGCAAGTCACCACTGGGGCAGAGGCACGCTACACGCAATGGCTGACCCCAATCGACTGGGCTGCGTAA
- a CDS encoding AMP-binding protein, with translation MPTETLSARIFEHPQATTDATLLSWGDREYQRGELLQAARTVAGGLTGYGIQKGERVAVGLRNSPELIEAVLGVLYAGAVLVPLNPAYTADEAAYVVRDSGAALVYTHPEQAALLRAADGIEERRVQTRLPIGCDLPESAQSVAPDDPALLVYTSGTTAKPKGATLSHRALVSNLETVSRAWRWTAADRLLLTLPCFHLHGLALGILGSLLVGSQIVLRERFVAEGVPQDIERHRITLFFGVPTMYNRLVGLPEETLRAHDLSSMRVWVSGSAPLTAATFSRFEQRFGHQILERFGMSEGGFMIAAPYEGPRRAGVVGRPLPGIEVRIGDVDAADRGELCEVAEGEQGELLIRGPNLFSGYWKRPEETARAFVGEFFRSGDLAVREADGMIRITGRRSVDIVKTRGFKVSAVEIESHLQSHPGVCEVAVVGIPDADQGERVVAAVTRVADSAVSADELRQFARAGLAPHKVPSEIVFVDEIPRTGPGKFSKRLLIERLSRLPDA, from the coding sequence GTGCCTACGGAGACACTCTCAGCCCGCATCTTTGAGCATCCTCAGGCTACGACCGATGCGACTCTGCTGAGCTGGGGTGACCGCGAGTACCAACGCGGCGAGCTGCTTCAGGCGGCACGCACGGTGGCAGGTGGGCTCACCGGGTATGGAATCCAAAAGGGCGAGCGGGTTGCGGTTGGACTGCGGAATTCGCCGGAACTCATCGAGGCCGTGCTCGGGGTCTTGTACGCCGGCGCGGTCCTGGTGCCGCTGAATCCGGCGTACACGGCCGACGAAGCAGCCTACGTCGTGCGCGATTCAGGAGCGGCGTTGGTATACACGCATCCAGAACAAGCAGCGCTGTTGCGCGCTGCCGACGGTATCGAGGAGCGACGCGTGCAAACGAGGCTGCCGATCGGCTGCGACCTCCCGGAATCTGCGCAGTCGGTGGCGCCAGATGACCCAGCGCTTCTCGTTTATACATCGGGTACCACAGCCAAACCAAAAGGGGCGACGTTGTCGCACCGGGCATTGGTCTCGAATCTGGAGACTGTTTCGAGAGCATGGCGGTGGACGGCTGCGGATCGTCTACTGCTGACGTTGCCCTGCTTTCATCTGCACGGCCTCGCGCTGGGCATTCTGGGATCGTTGCTGGTGGGATCGCAAATCGTGTTGCGCGAACGCTTTGTGGCTGAAGGGGTGCCCCAGGATATCGAACGACATCGCATCACGCTCTTTTTCGGCGTGCCGACGATGTACAACCGGCTCGTCGGATTGCCAGAGGAAACGCTGCGTGCGCACGATCTGTCGTCGATGCGTGTGTGGGTGTCGGGCTCGGCGCCCTTGACGGCAGCGACCTTCAGCCGCTTCGAGCAACGCTTCGGTCACCAGATTCTTGAGCGCTTTGGAATGAGTGAGGGTGGATTCATGATCGCCGCGCCGTACGAAGGCCCGCGCCGCGCCGGTGTAGTGGGACGGCCGCTGCCGGGGATTGAGGTTCGGATCGGCGACGTGGATGCAGCCGATCGCGGCGAACTGTGCGAGGTTGCCGAGGGTGAGCAAGGCGAGTTGCTTATCCGCGGGCCGAACCTTTTCAGTGGCTATTGGAAACGGCCTGAAGAAACGGCGCGGGCGTTCGTTGGCGAGTTCTTTCGCTCGGGCGACCTGGCCGTGCGCGAAGCGGACGGCATGATCCGCATTACCGGGCGCCGTTCGGTCGATATCGTCAAGACGCGCGGCTTCAAGGTGAGCGCCGTTGAGATCGAAAGTCATCTGCAATCCCATCCGGGCGTGTGTGAGGTGGCCGTCGTTGGCATTCCGGATGCCGATCAGGGTGAACGGGTGGTTGCCGCGGTGACGCGCGTAGCGGACTCAGCGGTGTCGGCCGATGAGCTGCGCCAATTTGCGCGCGCCGGGTTGGCCCCGCACAAAGTGCCATCGGAGATTGTCTTCGTCGACGAGATTCCGCGCACCGGGCCGGGGAAGTTCAGCAAGCGGCTTTTGATCGAGCGCCTGAGTCGACTGCCGGATGCTTGA
- a CDS encoding enoyl-CoA hydratase/isomerase family protein — MLHVESSNGIARLTLARPEVGNALNDEVAERVISALAECRRDGDLRAVVLAAEGKVFSAGADLNWMRRMKGASFDDNVRDATRTAELFAALYEFPRPVIARVNGPARGGGVGLIAACDFAIGATAASFAFTEVRLGVVPAVISPYCIKKLGEARCRRLFLTGEVFSAQQAQAWGLLDDVCPSMEDVDSAIAQLLATLNQCAPEALGVAKALLRGVADRSLADAKPFTADIIARIRTGAEAQEGMAAFLEKRKPAWVKR, encoded by the coding sequence ATGCTGCACGTCGAAAGTTCGAACGGCATCGCTCGCCTCACCCTAGCCCGTCCGGAAGTCGGCAACGCACTCAACGACGAAGTCGCCGAACGGGTGATCAGCGCGCTCGCGGAATGTCGCCGCGACGGCGATCTGCGCGCGGTCGTGTTGGCGGCGGAAGGCAAGGTCTTTTCCGCCGGCGCGGACTTGAACTGGATGCGCCGCATGAAGGGTGCCTCGTTCGACGACAACGTGCGCGATGCGACTCGCACCGCCGAGCTGTTCGCGGCGCTGTACGAGTTTCCGCGCCCAGTCATTGCGCGCGTCAACGGACCCGCCCGTGGCGGTGGCGTCGGGTTGATTGCGGCGTGCGACTTCGCCATCGGTGCGACGGCGGCCAGCTTCGCCTTCACCGAAGTGCGGCTCGGCGTGGTGCCCGCGGTGATATCGCCCTACTGCATCAAGAAGCTCGGCGAGGCGCGCTGCCGCCGGCTCTTTCTCACCGGCGAAGTGTTCTCCGCCCAACAGGCGCAGGCGTGGGGTCTGCTCGATGACGTCTGCCCGTCGATGGAAGATGTGGACAGTGCCATCGCGCAACTGCTCGCGACATTGAATCAGTGCGCGCCCGAAGCGTTGGGTGTGGCGAAGGCGCTGCTGCGCGGCGTCGCGGATCGTTCGCTCGCCGACGCGAAGCCGTTCACCGCAGACATCATCGCCCGCATCCGTACCGGGGCTGAGGCGCAAGAAGGCATGGCGGCGTTTCTCGAAAAGCGCAAGCCGGCCTGGGTGAAGCGTTAG
- a CDS encoding methylcrotonoyl-CoA carboxylase — protein MQRIETKIRPSDSSFQANAAHHRGLAAELRARLATVRQGGPEPVRQKHIQRGKLLVRDRIEHLLDPGTPFLELSPLAAFDMYDNDAPCSGMVTGVGVIQGREALIIANDATVKGGTLYPISVKKQLRAQKIAMENRLPCVYLVDSGGAFLPLQADLFADESHGGRIFYNEAIMSAMGIPQVAVVMGFSTAGGAYVPAMCDENIIVRGQGAIFLGGPPLVKAATGEVVTVEELGGGDVHTRISGVSDHLAGDDAHALALAREVFLNLPRPAKFALAVDPPEEPAYDPQELYGVLPRDTRQPFDVREVIARLVDGSRFHEFKPRYGMTLVTGFARLHGYPIGILGNNGVLFSESSLKATHFIELCCQRKIPLLFLQHITGFMVGKQYEHGGITKDGAKLVHAVATAQVPKFTVIIGASHGAGNYGMCGRAYGPRLLFMWPHSRISVMGGEQAAQTLLTVKIEQLKARGASLSDDEQQQLMAPVLAKYDEEASAYYSTARIWDDGVLDPPDTRSVLALGIAMALNAPIPDPKVGVFRM, from the coding sequence ATGCAGCGTATCGAAACGAAAATTCGTCCGTCCGATTCGTCGTTTCAGGCGAACGCCGCGCACCATCGCGGGCTCGCCGCTGAGTTGCGGGCGCGGCTCGCCACCGTGCGGCAGGGTGGGCCGGAGCCGGTTCGCCAAAAGCACATCCAGCGCGGCAAACTGCTGGTGCGCGACCGCATCGAACACCTGCTCGATCCCGGGACGCCGTTTCTCGAATTGTCGCCGTTGGCGGCGTTCGACATGTACGACAACGACGCCCCGTGCTCGGGCATGGTCACGGGCGTTGGCGTCATCCAAGGCCGAGAGGCATTGATCATCGCGAACGACGCGACAGTAAAAGGCGGCACGCTCTATCCCATCTCCGTCAAGAAGCAGCTACGGGCGCAGAAGATCGCGATGGAGAACCGCTTGCCGTGCGTCTATCTCGTCGATTCCGGCGGCGCGTTTCTCCCCTTGCAGGCCGACCTGTTCGCCGACGAGAGCCACGGCGGCCGCATCTTCTACAACGAAGCGATCATGTCGGCGATGGGCATTCCGCAGGTCGCCGTCGTGATGGGGTTCAGCACCGCCGGTGGGGCGTACGTGCCGGCGATGTGCGACGAGAACATCATCGTGCGCGGGCAGGGCGCGATCTTTCTCGGCGGCCCACCCCTGGTGAAAGCGGCCACCGGGGAAGTGGTCACCGTCGAAGAACTCGGCGGTGGTGACGTGCACACGCGCATCTCCGGGGTCTCGGATCATCTCGCCGGCGATGACGCCCACGCACTCGCGCTCGCGCGTGAAGTGTTTCTCAACTTGCCGCGTCCGGCGAAGTTCGCACTCGCGGTCGATCCACCCGAAGAACCCGCCTATGATCCGCAAGAACTCTACGGCGTGCTGCCGCGCGACACGCGCCAGCCGTTCGACGTTCGCGAAGTGATCGCGCGCCTCGTTGATGGCAGCCGCTTTCACGAATTCAAGCCGCGCTACGGCATGACCTTGGTGACCGGCTTTGCGCGCCTCCACGGTTACCCAATCGGCATCCTCGGCAACAACGGCGTGCTGTTCTCCGAATCGAGTCTGAAGGCGACGCACTTCATCGAGCTGTGTTGCCAGCGCAAGATCCCGCTGCTGTTCTTGCAACACATCACCGGCTTCATGGTCGGCAAGCAGTACGAGCATGGCGGCATTACGAAGGACGGGGCGAAGCTGGTGCATGCGGTCGCCACCGCCCAGGTGCCGAAGTTCACCGTGATCATCGGCGCGTCACACGGCGCCGGCAACTACGGCATGTGCGGCCGCGCCTATGGGCCGCGGCTGTTGTTCATGTGGCCGCACTCGCGCATCTCGGTGATGGGCGGCGAACAGGCGGCGCAAACGCTGCTGACGGTCAAGATCGAACAGCTCAAAGCGCGCGGCGCATCGTTGTCTGACGATGAGCAGCAGCAACTCATGGCCCCGGTGCTGGCCAAGTATGACGAGGAAGCCAGCGCCTACTACTCCACTGCGCGCATCTGGGATGACGGTGTGCTCGATCCTCCCGATACGCGCTCCGTGTTGGCGCTCGGGATCGCGATGGCGCTCAATGCCCCCATACCCGATCCCAAGGTCGGCGTCTTTCGCATGTGA